In the Desulfurispora thermophila DSM 16022 genome, GCGGCTGGCAAAGCCACGGTTGTATACGGATGTTCAATCGCCATGTAGAAGAACTTTATAAACAGGTGCCATTAGGGACAACGGTATACATCATAGGCAACCCTTTCACCTACCAGTCACCTCCCTACAAGGTACTCAGGCGGGGGGACCGGGGAAGTGCAGTATTAGAAGTACAAAAAGCCCTGGTAAAACAGGGCTATGAGCTGACACTGGATGGGATCTGGGGCTGGCAAATGGAAAAAGCCATTATTGAATTCCGCCGCAGCAAAAAACTTCCTCCCGACAATGCGGTGGATGATGCCTGCTACCGAGCACTGCATCTAAAAAAATAACCGATCATCACTGTTGCTTTTTGCCGGCAACTTGAGAAACAGCAGAAACCGCTTCCGATACACCCAAAGAGGCCGGCCGCCGTTTTTTTCTGGCCTGTTGCCTCAACCTGTGTTTTTGCTTTAGCCAGGGAACAACAGTGCGCACATAAATAGATGTCATTATTAACCCCACCCCCATTCCTATGGCCACTGTCGGATAAGTGAACAACACCGCAGCGGCAAGAATGGCAAAAGCCAGGGTGGTAGTTGCAGGCAGCAGGAAGTTTCCAGCGTTGAACCCGCGCGTACCAGGCAGATGGCGGCGTAGGATCAATACGGCCAATCCAGCCAAAGCATAAACCAAAGCCTCGGTAGCTGCTGCCATGTTTACCAGCCATAGATAACGGCCACTGAAAAGAACCAGGTAAGATATTACCAGACCAACTACAAAAACCATGATAATTGCTGCCCACGGCGTGAGAAAGCGCATGCTGATCCGGCTGAACACACTGGGTAGGACATGCTCCCGGGCTGCCGCATAGAAAAATCGCGAAACACTAATCAGTCCTGCATTAAAAGTAGTAATTGAGGAAGCCAGACTGATGAGCACAATGACGGCTACCCCATATGGACCTAAAACGTGCCGGGCAAATATCAATTGTGGATAAGGAGATGATACCAGAGAATCTTTGGGCAAGTTTGCCGTCATAGCTACGGTAATCAGGGCGTAAACCACACTCAAAAGGCCAACTGCAATCAACATACCGCGGGCCACAGTACGTTGGTCCTTGACTTCTTCCGCCAAAGGTGTCACCCATTCAAATCCCACAAACAAAAATACACCCACTGCCACAGCATTTATCAAGCTTATCGCTCCGCCTGTGTGTAACGGTGCATTTAATTGAAAGTCCACTTTACCCAGACCGATCAGGGCCAGCGCAACAGTAGCCAGCATCAAACCATAAGTGATCACGTCCTGAAAATTGCCCGCCACTCTTACTCCGCGAATATTAAGAAAGGTTACAGTCACCAGCATAACGGTAATCCAGACAACCGGTGGGATAACAGGCCAGGCTGCATTTAGGATAGAGGCCAGCACATAACTCTCTGCGCCGACCACACCCATTATTATTAGCATATACAGCAGTGAAACAGTCAGAGCCAATCTGTCCCCAAAAGCACGTCCAAAATATAGTCGAATGCCAGCCGCTGAAGGGAAAAGACTGTGCAGTTCAGCAAAACATGCCCCTGCTGTCAGACACAACAAACCACCTATCAGAATAGCCAGCCACGCTGCATCTCCCGCTAAGAAACCGGCCACCTGAACTGCCGCTACAAATGAGGAAGTAGCAAGAGTAAGACCGGCGCTGGTTGCCACCACGGTGCGCAAAGTGAGAACTTTTTTCAGGCGCACATTATTCACCCCAGATCAGCATGGAAATGAAGTCCAAGCGCACTATGTCATCTTCCGAGCCGGTAATGCGTAGCGTGCCATTCATATATGGTTCGGTTGGTGTAATATCACCGTAGAACATATCTGCCAAAATCTCACTGTTAGCCATAACAATTAAGTCAGGATTGTCTACGCCACCCTCGCGCATGGTTAACTCGCCAT is a window encoding:
- a CDS encoding SCP2 sterol-binding domain-containing protein — translated: MATHQEITESLLAFTNGYNANQRLIVMNRDWDRVILIKADDLPSEHTLILNNGELTMREGGVDNPDLIVMANSEILADMFYGDITPTEPYMNGTLRITGSEDDIVRLDFISMLIWGE
- a CDS encoding APC family permease, with protein sequence MRLKKVLTLRTVVATSAGLTLATSSFVAAVQVAGFLAGDAAWLAILIGGLLCLTAGACFAELHSLFPSAAGIRLYFGRAFGDRLALTVSLLYMLIIMGVVGAESYVLASILNAAWPVIPPVVWITVMLVTVTFLNIRGVRVAGNFQDVITYGLMLATVALALIGLGKVDFQLNAPLHTGGAISLINAVAVGVFLFVGFEWVTPLAEEVKDQRTVARGMLIAVGLLSVVYALITVAMTANLPKDSLVSSPYPQLIFARHVLGPYGVAVIVLISLASSITTFNAGLISVSRFFYAAAREHVLPSVFSRISMRFLTPWAAIIMVFVVGLVISYLVLFSGRYLWLVNMAAATEALVYALAGLAVLILRRHLPGTRGFNAGNFLLPATTTLAFAILAAAVLFTYPTVAIGMGVGLIMTSIYVRTVVPWLKQKHRLRQQARKKRRPASLGVSEAVSAVSQVAGKKQQ